The following are from one region of the Acidimicrobiia bacterium genome:
- the panC gene encoding pantoate--beta-alanine ligase — MVRTFAEVRALTEGEVGLVPTMGFLHEGHLSLIAAAANASDTTVVSLFVNPTQFGDDSDLDAYPRDEGRDAGLAEKAGADILFAPDPDEVYPEGNRVTVAVGGVGDAMEGRFRHGHFEGVATVVAKLFAGIRPDAAFFGRKDAQQLAVVRTMCAGLRFPIRLVGLPTVRESDGLALSSRNTRLKGEPRRSAVALSRSLFAAADSIEDGVVSSGAIKATMRSELASFPAVEVEYIEVADAHGAFPVDRVESDSFVAVAARVGGVRLIDNVSVDAETMTVDRGIRLHEPSILYGEV; from the coding sequence ATGGTGCGTACCTTCGCCGAGGTCCGGGCGCTCACCGAAGGAGAGGTGGGCCTCGTCCCGACGATGGGATTCCTCCACGAGGGCCATCTGAGTCTCATCGCGGCTGCTGCCAATGCGTCGGACACAACCGTGGTGTCGCTGTTCGTGAATCCCACCCAGTTCGGCGACGACTCGGACCTCGACGCGTATCCGCGAGATGAGGGCCGTGACGCCGGTCTCGCCGAGAAGGCTGGCGCCGACATCTTGTTCGCGCCCGACCCCGACGAGGTGTATCCCGAGGGAAACCGCGTGACGGTTGCCGTCGGCGGTGTCGGCGATGCCATGGAGGGACGCTTCCGGCACGGCCACTTCGAAGGCGTGGCCACCGTGGTCGCCAAGCTCTTCGCAGGCATCAGACCGGACGCAGCGTTCTTCGGACGCAAGGACGCCCAGCAGCTCGCCGTGGTTCGCACGATGTGCGCTGGCCTCCGGTTCCCGATCCGGCTTGTTGGACTTCCGACGGTGAGGGAGTCCGACGGTCTTGCCCTTTCGAGCCGCAACACCCGGCTCAAGGGGGAGCCACGCAGGAGTGCGGTCGCCCTCAGCAGGTCGCTGTTCGCCGCTGCCGATTCGATCGAGGACGGCGTGGTCTCATCGGGCGCGATCAAGGCGACGATGCGATCGGAGCTCGCATCGTTCCCAGCCGTAGAGGTCGAGTACATCGAGGTTGCCGATGCCCATGGAGCGTTTCCCGTCGACCGCGTCGAGTCGGATTCGTTCGTTGCGGTCGCGGCGCGTGTTGGAGGGGTTCGACTCATCGACAATGTCTCCGTCGATGCCGAGACCATGACCGTCGACCGGGGGATTCGACTCCACGAGCCGAGCATCCTGTACGGGGAGGTCTGA
- a CDS encoding DUF2520 domain-containing protein — MNIALYGPGRAGGSLLIAASNAGHPIVHIGGRSSAAVASLKRRVPVTVGEPDVLIIAVSDDALPRIEATSLIKAPIVMHLSGAVSIAVLEPFAAAGARIASFHPLQTLPDWEAGARRLPGSSVAVTAELDTESILADFARSLGCRPFAITDEAKPLYHAAASAAANHTIAALAVADALFRCAGVDPLEARPLVESVIDNAYDMGPVRALTGPIARGDISTVAAQLDAIRAEAPELTDAFVSLCSATASVAGRTSEFAEVLR, encoded by the coding sequence ATGAACATCGCCTTGTACGGGCCGGGTCGAGCCGGCGGATCGCTGCTCATCGCCGCGTCCAACGCCGGGCATCCGATTGTCCACATCGGCGGGCGATCCTCGGCTGCCGTAGCGTCCCTCAAGCGCCGCGTCCCCGTGACCGTCGGGGAGCCGGATGTGCTGATCATCGCCGTGTCCGACGACGCCCTCCCACGCATCGAGGCTACATCGCTGATCAAGGCTCCGATCGTCATGCATCTGTCAGGGGCCGTGTCGATCGCGGTGCTCGAACCCTTCGCCGCTGCGGGTGCACGAATCGCGTCGTTCCATCCCCTCCAGACCCTTCCGGATTGGGAAGCGGGTGCGCGAAGGCTGCCAGGTTCGTCCGTGGCTGTGACCGCCGAGCTGGACACCGAGTCGATCCTCGCCGATTTCGCCCGTTCTCTTGGGTGTAGGCCGTTTGCCATCACGGACGAAGCGAAGCCGCTGTACCACGCTGCGGCATCTGCGGCGGCGAACCACACGATTGCCGCCCTCGCTGTGGCCGACGCGTTGTTCCGATGTGCTGGAGTGGATCCGCTCGAGGCGCGCCCACTCGTCGAGTCAGTGATCGACAACGCGTACGACATGGGGCCGGTTCGGGCGCTCACCGGCCCAATCGCCCGTGGTGACATCTCGACGGTTGCCGCCCAGCTCGACGCCATACGGGCGGAGGCCCCGGAGCTCACCGACGCCTTCGTGTCCCTGTGTTCGGCGACGGCGAGCGTCGCAGGCCGGACAAGCGAGTTCGCCGAGGTCCTGCGGTGA
- the ftsH gene encoding ATP-dependent zinc metalloprotease FtsH, whose protein sequence is MNRTARTILVYFAAIVLVVLAFQVVFNQATAPTELTLDEFTTALEAGHVQGEVLMKDRSNELSGTIDTGSEEFTFIVNYPAEYAGDLTKQLQASGVSLRVDAEAPTILDYILTFVPYLLIFGLFIFVIMQMQGGGNRVMQFGKSKAKQVSKDTPKVLFSDVAGADEAVEELQEIKEFLASPQKFRAMGAKIPKGVLLYGPPGTGKTLLARAVAGEAGVPFFSISGSDFVEMFVGVGASRVRDLFDQAKQNAPSIVFIDEIDAVGRHRGAGLGGGHDEREQTLNQLLVELDGFDVKSGVIVIASTNRPDILDPALLRPGRFDRQVVVDRPDLRGRQAILEVHAKGKPLADGVDLGVLARQTPGFTGADLANLINEAALLSARLGKDSIGMAELEEAIERVIAGPERKSRVMSDAEKEITAYHEGGHALVGYALPNSDPIHKVTIIPRGRAGGYTLALPLEDKYYQRRSEMVDQLAMLLGGRTAEELIFVDPTTGASNDIEKATQIARKMVMEYGMSDKLGPLQYGKPDGEVFLGRDYSRSQDYSNEVAAAVDEEVRYLITQAHDEARKILETHIDALHRIAKALIDKESVDADEVEELFEDVPKWQHGDDGSLRIKAPDSGPAIQPAVAARTDGA, encoded by the coding sequence GTGAACCGCACGGCGAGAACCATCCTCGTATATTTCGCAGCGATCGTTCTGGTCGTCCTCGCGTTCCAGGTTGTGTTCAATCAGGCGACGGCGCCGACGGAGTTGACGCTCGACGAGTTCACCACGGCACTCGAAGCCGGGCATGTGCAGGGGGAGGTCCTGATGAAGGATCGCTCCAACGAGCTGTCCGGCACGATCGACACGGGTAGCGAGGAATTCACATTCATCGTCAACTACCCGGCTGAGTACGCGGGCGACCTCACGAAGCAGCTCCAGGCGTCGGGTGTCTCCCTCCGCGTCGATGCCGAAGCGCCGACCATCCTCGACTACATCCTCACCTTCGTCCCGTATCTGCTCATCTTCGGGTTGTTCATCTTCGTGATCATGCAGATGCAGGGCGGCGGAAACCGTGTCATGCAGTTCGGCAAGTCCAAGGCAAAACAGGTGTCCAAGGACACGCCGAAAGTGCTGTTCTCCGATGTTGCCGGCGCTGACGAAGCCGTCGAGGAACTCCAGGAAATCAAGGAGTTTCTCGCGTCGCCTCAGAAGTTCAGGGCGATGGGTGCCAAGATCCCGAAGGGTGTCCTGCTCTATGGCCCGCCGGGGACCGGGAAGACCCTGCTGGCAAGGGCCGTTGCCGGCGAAGCCGGGGTCCCGTTCTTTTCAATATCGGGTTCCGACTTCGTCGAGATGTTCGTCGGGGTCGGCGCGTCGCGGGTACGGGATCTGTTCGACCAGGCGAAACAGAATGCTCCGTCGATCGTGTTCATCGACGAGATCGACGCCGTGGGCCGTCACCGTGGCGCCGGGCTCGGCGGCGGCCACGACGAACGGGAGCAGACGCTCAATCAACTCCTGGTCGAACTCGACGGGTTCGATGTGAAATCGGGCGTGATCGTGATCGCATCCACGAACCGTCCCGACATCCTCGACCCCGCACTCCTCCGACCGGGCCGTTTCGATCGCCAGGTCGTCGTGGATCGTCCCGATCTCAGGGGCCGCCAAGCGATCCTCGAGGTCCATGCAAAGGGGAAGCCGCTCGCTGACGGCGTCGACCTCGGAGTCCTCGCACGACAAACTCCCGGTTTCACCGGTGCCGATCTTGCGAACCTGATCAACGAGGCGGCGTTGCTGTCGGCGCGTCTCGGCAAGGACTCGATCGGTATGGCCGAGCTCGAAGAGGCCATCGAGCGGGTGATCGCGGGGCCGGAACGCAAATCGCGGGTCATGTCCGATGCCGAGAAGGAGATCACTGCGTACCACGAGGGAGGGCACGCTCTGGTCGGGTATGCGCTCCCGAACTCGGATCCGATCCACAAGGTCACGATCATCCCGCGGGGCAGGGCTGGCGGCTACACGCTTGCCCTTCCCCTCGAGGACAAGTACTACCAGCGACGGTCCGAGATGGTGGACCAGCTTGCGATGCTCCTTGGGGGGCGGACTGCCGAGGAGCTCATCTTCGTCGATCCGACGACCGGTGCCAGCAACGACATCGAGAAGGCGACCCAGATCGCCCGCAAGATGGTGATGGAGTACGGCATGAGCGACAAGCTCGGTCCCCTCCAATACGGGAAGCCCGATGGGGAGGTGTTCCTCGGGCGCGACTACAGCCGAAGCCAGGACTATTCGAACGAGGTCGCCGCAGCCGTCGACGAGGAGGTGCGGTACCTCATCACCCAAGCGCACGACGAGGCGCGCAAGATCCTCGAAACCCACATCGATGCCCTGCACCGCATCGCCAAGGCGCTCATCGACAAGGAGTCCGTCGACGCTGACGAGGTGGAAGAGCTGTTCGAGGATGTCCCGAAGTGGCAGCACGGCGATGACGGTTCCCTCAGGATCAAGGCGCCCGACAGTGGTCCCGCGATCCAACCAGCCGTCGCGGCGAGGACCGACGGCGCTTGA
- a CDS encoding zinc-dependent metalloprotease, whose product MSKVDWDTARATSKRFSGDYPLAGTYHERRFAMQAPDLVARASALVAEATGLSIPGSPTVGVISRHDWVVTNTRSFAHMLEPIERALAADASETEAAAAVEGPRESKPTLAGKAMGVQVGAVLGFMSKRVLGQYELVLPTDDDTVGDSVLFVGANVLSMERQHQFKPSSFRFWVALHECAHRAQFTGVPWMRGYFLSLVEELIAADGPEKGRMARIASELRSAKDQGEDPLGDKGILGLLASPKQREVIDRVQALMSLLEGHGHVVMDRVGEREIVDVKRMSRVLTARRNDPRTAAFLKLVGIEMKMRQYDDGAKFINEVERLASWDTLSMAWESAETLPTLDEIRDARLWLERMHS is encoded by the coding sequence ATGAGCAAGGTCGATTGGGACACAGCGCGAGCCACCTCCAAGCGGTTCTCGGGTGACTACCCACTCGCAGGTACCTACCACGAGCGTCGCTTCGCAATGCAGGCTCCCGACCTTGTGGCGCGTGCGTCGGCGCTGGTTGCCGAAGCGACGGGGCTCTCCATCCCCGGATCCCCGACGGTGGGGGTCATCTCTCGGCACGACTGGGTCGTGACCAACACCCGCTCGTTCGCACACATGCTCGAGCCCATCGAGCGTGCCCTCGCCGCGGACGCGTCCGAAACCGAAGCCGCTGCTGCCGTCGAAGGACCGCGGGAGTCGAAGCCGACCCTTGCTGGCAAGGCCATGGGGGTTCAGGTCGGAGCCGTTCTCGGGTTCATGTCCAAACGCGTGCTCGGCCAGTACGAGCTCGTCCTGCCAACCGATGACGACACGGTCGGCGACTCGGTTCTTTTTGTCGGAGCCAATGTCCTTTCGATGGAACGGCAGCACCAGTTCAAGCCGTCGAGTTTCCGATTCTGGGTGGCCCTCCACGAATGCGCCCATCGCGCGCAGTTCACGGGGGTGCCGTGGATGCGCGGCTACTTCCTTTCGCTCGTCGAGGAACTGATCGCGGCGGATGGCCCCGAGAAGGGTCGCATGGCGCGCATCGCCTCGGAACTGCGCTCAGCGAAGGACCAAGGCGAGGATCCGCTTGGTGACAAGGGCATCCTCGGTCTGCTCGCTTCGCCGAAGCAACGGGAGGTCATCGACCGGGTTCAGGCGCTGATGAGCCTGCTTGAGGGACACGGCCATGTCGTGATGGACCGGGTGGGCGAGCGCGAGATCGTCGATGTCAAGCGGATGTCGCGCGTGTTGACCGCGCGCCGGAACGATCCGAGGACCGCGGCGTTCCTGAAGCTGGTCGGGATCGAGATGAAGATGCGCCAGTACGACGACGGTGCGAAGTTCATCAACGAAGTCGAACGCCTTGCCTCCTGGGACACCCTTTCGATGGCTTGGGAATCGGCAGAGACGCTGCCAACCCTCGACGAGATCCGTGACGCAAGGCTGTGGCTCGAGCGCATGCATTCATGA
- a CDS encoding type III pantothenate kinase has product MLLTVDVGNTQIALGMFDGDELIGHWRVATEPEATLDEIRWKMTGILGQDGFTQGDIEGLAISSVVPAVTTNLRRISHYLTAGRSVVVEPGVRTGMAIEIDNPHEVGADRIVNAVAARHKYGSPTVVVDFGTSTNFDVVGSSGSYLGGVIAPGLVIATNALVAGTAALRRVEFASPRSVIGKGTVEAIQSGAVFGHAGMVDAICDRIAVELGGDVTRVATGGLASTIVPHCRSVSTVDDYLTLEGLKIIFDLNQDHS; this is encoded by the coding sequence ATGCTGCTGACCGTTGATGTCGGGAACACGCAGATCGCCCTCGGGATGTTCGACGGCGACGAACTGATCGGCCACTGGAGAGTCGCAACCGAGCCTGAGGCGACCCTCGATGAGATCCGCTGGAAGATGACCGGGATTCTCGGGCAGGACGGCTTCACTCAGGGTGACATCGAAGGTCTCGCGATCTCGAGCGTCGTGCCGGCGGTGACGACGAATCTGCGCAGAATCAGTCACTACCTCACGGCGGGTCGGTCGGTCGTGGTCGAGCCCGGTGTGAGAACGGGTATGGCGATCGAGATCGACAACCCGCATGAGGTGGGTGCCGACCGCATCGTCAACGCGGTCGCCGCACGGCACAAGTATGGCTCGCCGACGGTCGTCGTGGATTTCGGAACGTCCACGAACTTCGATGTGGTCGGCTCATCCGGCTCGTATCTGGGGGGTGTCATCGCTCCCGGGCTTGTCATCGCGACGAACGCACTTGTTGCCGGGACCGCGGCATTGCGCCGGGTGGAGTTCGCGTCGCCCCGCAGCGTGATCGGCAAGGGCACCGTCGAGGCAATTCAATCCGGCGCCGTGTTCGGCCATGCAGGCATGGTCGACGCCATCTGCGACCGGATCGCGGTTGAGCTCGGTGGGGATGTCACGCGGGTGGCGACCGGGGGGTTAGCGTCTACGATCGTGCCGCATTGTCGAAGTGTCAGCACGGTCGACGACTATCTGACGCTGGAAGGCCTCAAGATCATCTTTGACCTGAACCAGGACCACTCGTGA
- the tilS gene encoding tRNA lysidine(34) synthetase TilS, translated as MNDHLVLRVRDALGTAPCVVAVGGGADSAALLHAAAQSGNPVRGVFVHHHLSHSDLLAAAARAIAAHTGTELAVVDAPVVEGSDLEARARAARYRVLEQHLEPGERCCTAHTLDDQAETVLIRLMRGSGPVGLSGIPSTRGPFCRPFLTVRRAELRAVADATGLPYTDDPSNRDDRFLRSRIRSHLMPLLTQQYDESIVEDLARSADLVAAQHGVIVAMASEIPVHISDDSTAIPTAPLLTAPLAAASEAVRRALTVHLFPYHGSHADVSAVLATARDGTTRTLTGGLVCGREGPHVVVAPKVEQDAPTPVSLEAGVLAWGPWRFAVSLSDAPALMTTVGRRTAVSIRPGDEAVMRCVTNGDRLDMSGQTTPVAELLRAAGVPPRLRSSWPAIAVNGKIAAVAGIRVADWARPGPGEAAMVIEREGPM; from the coding sequence ATGAACGATCACCTTGTGTTACGGGTTCGGGATGCCCTCGGTACGGCACCGTGTGTTGTCGCTGTCGGGGGAGGGGCAGATTCCGCGGCATTGCTCCACGCCGCGGCACAATCCGGGAACCCGGTTCGTGGGGTCTTCGTTCACCACCATCTCTCCCACAGCGACCTCCTCGCCGCAGCGGCGAGAGCGATCGCCGCACACACCGGAACCGAGCTCGCGGTGGTAGATGCACCCGTCGTCGAAGGCTCCGATCTCGAGGCCCGCGCAAGGGCCGCACGGTATCGCGTCCTCGAACAGCACCTCGAACCTGGCGAACGGTGCTGCACCGCCCATACGCTCGATGACCAGGCAGAGACGGTGCTGATACGCCTGATGCGGGGATCAGGTCCGGTAGGCCTCTCTGGGATCCCATCGACGCGAGGCCCGTTCTGCCGTCCCTTCCTGACCGTCCGGCGCGCCGAGCTGCGGGCGGTGGCTGATGCGACCGGTCTCCCCTACACGGACGATCCGTCGAACCGTGACGATCGCTTCCTTCGGTCGCGGATCCGGTCCCACCTGATGCCGTTGCTCACGCAACAGTACGACGAGTCGATCGTCGAGGACCTCGCCCGGAGCGCCGATCTCGTCGCAGCGCAACACGGCGTCATCGTGGCGATGGCCTCGGAGATCCCTGTTCACATCAGCGACGACTCGACCGCGATCCCTACCGCGCCGCTTCTGACGGCGCCGCTTGCCGCTGCGTCCGAGGCGGTGCGCCGAGCACTCACGGTGCACCTCTTCCCCTACCACGGCAGCCACGCCGATGTCTCAGCGGTTCTCGCGACGGCCCGCGATGGCACAACCAGGACCCTCACCGGGGGCCTCGTGTGCGGTCGTGAGGGTCCGCATGTCGTCGTGGCCCCAAAGGTCGAGCAGGACGCCCCGACGCCGGTGTCCCTCGAGGCGGGCGTCCTGGCGTGGGGGCCTTGGCGCTTCGCCGTGTCGCTGTCTGACGCACCCGCCCTCATGACGACCGTCGGGCGTCGGACCGCGGTGAGCATCCGACCCGGGGACGAGGCGGTCATGCGCTGCGTCACGAACGGCGATCGTCTCGACATGAGTGGCCAAACGACGCCCGTTGCGGAGCTGCTCCGTGCCGCAGGCGTTCCGCCCCGGCTGCGTTCGTCTTGGCCTGCGATCGCGGTCAATGGCAAGATTGCCGCTGTTGCCGGAATCAGGGTTGCTGACTGGGCACGCCCCGGACCGGGCGAAGCGGCGATGGTGATCGAGCGGGAAGGGCCAATGTGA
- the folP gene encoding dihydropteroate synthase has translation MTLLPRPNPASELRWEVRGGVVDLSAPVIMGVVNATPDSFSDGGKYLSVETAVEAGISMVADGAAIIDVGGESTRPGSDPVPTDVELARTIPVVARLAARGLTVSIDTSKTEVARAAIEAGAAIVNDVTGLADPEMVDLCASTGAGAVVMHMLGDPRTMQDRPHYDDVVGDVLEFLTRRAAGAQRRGVVPGQIVIDPGIGFGKTLDHNLILMRSIDRFAATGYPVLVGASRKRFLGAILEPLRGATTPQQRDRASAAAVAVAVAGGARVLRVHSVPSAVEVAHVVHTIVNAGGS, from the coding sequence GTGACGCTGCTGCCCCGCCCGAATCCGGCATCCGAACTCCGCTGGGAGGTGCGCGGGGGGGTGGTGGATCTTTCGGCACCCGTCATCATGGGAGTCGTCAACGCGACACCGGACTCGTTCTCCGACGGCGGGAAGTACCTCAGCGTCGAAACCGCAGTCGAAGCGGGGATCTCGATGGTCGCGGACGGTGCCGCGATCATCGATGTCGGTGGTGAATCGACACGCCCCGGTTCGGATCCGGTTCCCACTGATGTCGAGCTCGCTCGGACCATTCCTGTTGTTGCGCGCCTCGCCGCGCGTGGATTGACGGTTTCGATCGACACCTCCAAGACGGAGGTGGCTCGAGCCGCAATCGAGGCAGGAGCGGCGATCGTCAACGATGTGACAGGGCTCGCCGATCCGGAGATGGTGGATCTGTGCGCATCCACCGGAGCGGGTGCCGTGGTCATGCACATGCTCGGCGATCCGCGCACGATGCAAGATCGGCCTCACTATGACGATGTCGTCGGCGATGTCCTCGAGTTCCTCACCCGGCGCGCCGCCGGGGCCCAACGACGAGGTGTCGTTCCTGGTCAGATCGTGATCGATCCGGGGATCGGGTTCGGCAAGACGCTCGACCACAACCTCATCCTGATGCGATCGATCGATCGGTTCGCCGCCACGGGTTACCCCGTCCTCGTGGGCGCCAGCCGGAAGCGATTCCTCGGCGCGATCCTTGAGCCGCTCCGGGGTGCGACGACGCCGCAGCAGCGGGACCGCGCGTCGGCGGCAGCCGTTGCGGTGGCGGTCGCCGGAGGGGCACGGGTTCTGCGCGTGCACAGCGTGCCTTCCGCTGTTGAGGTAGCGCATGTCGTCCACACTATTGTGAACGCCGGAGGGTCGTAA
- the hpt gene encoding hypoxanthine phosphoribosyltransferase, protein MKIGKTLVTAEEIEAKLEEMGAAISRDYAGKDLLLVGILKGAFVVMADLARHITIPVEFDFMAVSSYGSATRSSGVVRILKDLDQQIADRHVLIVEDIVDTGLTLHYLLKNLTVRKPASLSLAALLVKDGVERPPLDIAYEGFHIPPDFVIGYGLDYEGKYRNLPYVAVVDSVD, encoded by the coding sequence GTGAAGATCGGCAAGACACTCGTAACGGCGGAAGAGATCGAAGCCAAACTCGAAGAGATGGGTGCGGCGATCTCTCGGGATTATGCAGGAAAGGATCTCCTGCTGGTCGGGATCCTCAAAGGCGCCTTCGTTGTCATGGCCGACCTCGCGCGCCACATCACGATTCCGGTCGAGTTCGACTTCATGGCGGTGTCGTCATACGGATCCGCGACGAGGAGTTCGGGGGTCGTACGCATCCTCAAGGACCTCGATCAGCAGATCGCAGATCGCCATGTCCTGATCGTCGAGGACATCGTCGACACGGGCCTGACGCTGCACTATCTGCTCAAGAATCTGACGGTTCGCAAGCCGGCGAGTCTCTCGCTCGCGGCGCTGCTCGTGAAAGACGGCGTCGAGCGTCCCCCCCTCGACATCGCTTACGAGGGCTTCCACATTCCACCAGATTTCGTGATCGGCTACGGCCTCGACTATGAAGGGAAGTACCGAAACCTCCCATATGTCGCCGTTGTGGACTCCGTCGACTGA
- the folK gene encoding 2-amino-4-hydroxy-6-hydroxymethyldihydropteridine diphosphokinase yields MAKAFIGLGSNIGDRRKHLLAALAGISDLGTVTVGSPVYETDPIGNIDQDPFENAVVGLDTTRSARDLLAGLVEIEDRNGRRRDVRWGPRTLDLDLLWYDGQVIAEPELIVPHPRIRDRKFVLAPLVYAAPSLADQDGPYADSLAAVDDQMVRRVTGQLDPRTLRWLAGIGSALELRGSDGTYVVNLACDWENLNGSMFGGYLGAAVLAAAAAEHPDKVPTTLTYRYLRPVPCGGEALLAVEHNRRTDRSADLSVSVWIDDLEYGRAHLSVVTDRGQVVASPAVPQVLPMHRCRPLDELIDAVGQEPGNSVRSWRPLENWDIPDLVDGTSGVVRAWCPNPVEGLDDSYLSAAGLFMAVDALVWPAAMLAAGRLGDRAIYTPTVEISTRFADTERLGGWCIGEARVDHLTTKWVAGTIQVWAGDGRHAATGHSLNLAIG; encoded by the coding sequence ATGGCAAAGGCGTTCATCGGCCTCGGGTCCAATATCGGTGACCGCCGCAAGCACCTCCTCGCAGCCCTCGCGGGGATCAGCGACCTCGGGACGGTCACCGTTGGTTCACCGGTCTACGAGACCGATCCCATCGGGAATATCGACCAGGACCCGTTCGAGAACGCTGTGGTCGGTCTCGACACCACGCGGTCGGCACGGGACCTCCTCGCGGGCCTCGTCGAGATCGAAGACCGCAACGGACGGCGCCGCGATGTCCGATGGGGGCCGAGGACGCTCGATCTGGATCTCCTGTGGTATGACGGACAGGTCATCGCTGAGCCGGAGTTGATCGTCCCGCATCCACGGATCCGGGACCGCAAGTTCGTTCTCGCGCCGCTCGTATATGCGGCTCCGAGCCTCGCGGACCAAGACGGACCGTATGCCGACTCGCTCGCGGCAGTCGACGATCAGATGGTTCGGAGGGTGACCGGGCAGCTCGACCCACGCACCCTACGCTGGCTTGCCGGGATCGGTTCGGCTTTGGAACTTCGAGGATCCGACGGTACCTATGTGGTGAACCTTGCTTGCGACTGGGAGAACCTCAACGGTTCCATGTTCGGCGGCTATCTCGGAGCGGCTGTCCTCGCCGCCGCCGCCGCAGAGCACCCAGACAAGGTCCCAACCACGCTGACCTACCGGTACCTCCGGCCGGTTCCATGTGGCGGCGAGGCCCTCCTGGCCGTGGAACACAACCGGCGGACCGACCGGTCAGCGGACCTGTCGGTGTCGGTGTGGATCGACGACCTCGAATACGGACGCGCGCACCTGTCGGTCGTCACCGACCGCGGGCAGGTCGTCGCGTCCCCCGCGGTGCCGCAGGTGCTTCCGATGCACCGATGTCGACCGCTCGACGAACTGATCGACGCTGTCGGCCAGGAGCCGGGCAACTCGGTCCGATCCTGGCGTCCGCTCGAGAACTGGGACATTCCCGACCTCGTCGACGGGACATCGGGCGTCGTTCGGGCGTGGTGTCCGAACCCGGTGGAGGGTCTCGACGATTCCTACCTGTCGGCAGCAGGTCTGTTCATGGCGGTCGACGCCCTCGTGTGGCCGGCAGCCATGCTCGCCGCGGGGCGGCTCGGGGACCGGGCGATCTACACGCCGACCGTGGAGATCTCGACGCGATTCGCGGACACGGAACGGCTCGGTGGTTGGTGTATCGGTGAAGCTCGGGTTGATCACCTCACGACGAAGTGGGTGGCGGGTACGATCCAGGTGTGGGCGGGGGACGGACGACACGCGGCGACCGGCCACTCCCTCAACCTCGCGATCGGATGA
- a CDS encoding sigma-70 family RNA polymerase sigma factor: MADQAAFADDAMQYAPQLYSAALRMTRNPADAEDVVQETYLKAYRGYGSFAAGTNLRAWLYRILTNTYINKYRKAQRRPDEVELGELEDIYLFKRLGEASGATVSAERTALDMFVDDDIIEAIESLPENFRMPVIYADVEGFSYKEIAEILDIPIGTVMSRLHRGRKSLQKQLWNLAVEHGLVEPHQ; encoded by the coding sequence ATGGCAGATCAGGCGGCTTTCGCAGACGACGCAATGCAATACGCTCCCCAGCTGTATTCGGCTGCCCTGCGCATGACCCGCAACCCAGCCGACGCCGAGGATGTCGTCCAAGAGACCTACCTGAAGGCCTACCGAGGGTATGGCTCGTTTGCGGCCGGCACCAACCTCAGGGCGTGGCTGTACCGCATCCTCACCAACACCTACATCAACAAGTATCGCAAGGCACAACGCAGGCCCGATGAGGTCGAACTCGGAGAGCTCGAGGACATCTATCTGTTCAAACGCCTCGGTGAGGCTTCTGGGGCGACCGTGAGCGCCGAGCGCACCGCACTCGACATGTTCGTGGACGACGACATCATCGAGGCCATCGAGTCCCTCCCCGAGAACTTCCGGATGCCCGTCATCTACGCCGATGTCGAGGGATTCTCCTACAAGGAGATCGCCGAGATCCTCGACATACCCATCGGCACCGTGATGTCCCGGCTCCATCGGGGAAGAAAGTCGCTGCAAAAACAGTTATGGAACTTGGCGGTCGAACACGGACTCGTGGAGCCACACCAATGA